Proteins encoded in a region of the Flavobacterium sp. PMTSA4 genome:
- a CDS encoding RNA recognition motif domain-containing protein produces the protein MNIFVGSLPWSIEEADLRESFEAYGAVDSVKVITDKFTGRSKGFGFVEMPNDEEALKAIEELNGATVEGRTIVVNKSEPKPEGERRSFNNNRSGGYDRNNNRGGGNYGGGNRERY, from the coding sequence ATGAACATTTTTGTTGGAAGTCTTCCTTGGAGTATTGAGGAAGCAGATTTAAGAGAGTCTTTTGAGGCTTATGGAGCAGTAGACTCTGTTAAAGTTATTACCGATAAATTTACTGGAAGAAGTAAAGGATTTGGTTTTGTTGAAATGCCTAACGATGAAGAAGCATTGAAAGCAATTGAAGAATTAAATGGTGCAACTGTTGAAGGTCGTACTATTGTGGTTAACAAATCAGAACCAAAACCAGAAGGAGAAAGAAGATCTTTCAACAACAACCGTTCAGGTGGTTATGACAGAAACAACAACCGTGGTGGTGGAAACTATGGCGGAGGAAATAGAGAAAGATACTAA
- a CDS encoding 30S ribosomal protein S16 has product MSVKIRLQRHGKKGKPFYWIVAADARSKRDGKFLEKLGTYNPNTNPATIDLNVDGAVQWLHNGAQPTDTARAILSYKGALMKHHLDGGVRKGALTQEQADAKLAQWLDAKAGKVDAKKDGLSKAKADAREKALKAEKEANEKRAAKAVVVEEEVAEETTEEVVAEVATEEAVSEVAVEETVAEVVAEETTEVEEAPAAEENNEETEA; this is encoded by the coding sequence ATGTCAGTAAAAATTAGATTACAAAGACACGGAAAAAAAGGGAAACCTTTTTACTGGATCGTAGCAGCAGATGCACGTTCAAAAAGAGATGGTAAATTCTTAGAAAAATTAGGAACTTACAATCCAAACACAAACCCAGCAACAATTGATTTGAATGTTGATGGTGCAGTTCAATGGTTACACAATGGTGCACAACCTACAGATACTGCAAGAGCAATCCTTTCTTATAAAGGAGCTTTAATGAAACATCATTTAGATGGTGGAGTTCGTAAAGGTGCTTTAACTCAAGAACAAGCTGACGCTAAATTAGCTCAATGGCTAGATGCAAAAGCTGGAAAAGTTGATGCCAAAAAAGATGGTTTATCAAAAGCAAAAGCTGATGCAAGAGAAAAAGCATTAAAAGCTGAAAAAGAAGCTAATGAAAAACGTGCTGCTAAAGCAGTAGTTGTTGAAGAAGAAGTAGCTGAAGAAACTACAGAAGAAGTTGTAGCTGAAGTTGCTACAGAAGAAGCTGTAAGTGAAGTTGCTGTAGAGGAAACAGTTGCTGAAGTTGTTGCAGAAGAAACTACTGAAGTTGAAGAAGCTCCAGCAGCAGAAGAAAACAACGAAGAAACAGAAGCTTAA
- a CDS encoding DUF3050 domain-containing protein, which produces MNINYINESISAQKKQLLNHSLYDKVKTIEDLHIFLEKHVYAVWDFMSLLKALQAKLTCTSTPWFATKDPETRYLINEIVLAEESDLTLDGKRLSHFEMYVEAMKNCGASTSELENFLQNVVETQNIFVSIKQSNLHPEIKSFLDFTFRVIEHGKPHEIAAAFTFGRENLIPSMFTEILKNFQKNFPETDLSQLIYYFERHIELDADEHGPMAMQMITDLCETEIHWQEVKEISIQALEKRIGLWNAIEEQIIQKFEMV; this is translated from the coding sequence ATGAACATTAATTATATCAACGAAAGTATTTCGGCTCAAAAAAAACAATTATTAAATCATTCTCTTTACGATAAAGTAAAAACAATTGAAGATTTGCACATTTTTCTTGAAAAGCATGTTTATGCAGTTTGGGATTTTATGTCTTTGTTAAAAGCTCTACAGGCAAAATTAACCTGTACTTCAACGCCATGGTTTGCAACAAAAGATCCTGAAACAAGGTATTTAATCAACGAAATCGTACTGGCAGAAGAAAGTGATTTGACTTTAGACGGAAAGCGATTGAGTCATTTTGAAATGTATGTTGAAGCGATGAAAAATTGTGGAGCATCAACTTCAGAATTAGAAAACTTTTTGCAAAATGTAGTTGAAACACAAAATATTTTTGTCTCCATAAAACAAAGTAACTTACATCCTGAAATTAAATCCTTTTTAGATTTTACTTTTAGAGTTATTGAACATGGAAAACCTCATGAAATTGCTGCTGCTTTTACTTTTGGAAGAGAAAATTTAATTCCGAGTATGTTTACCGAAATTCTGAAAAACTTTCAAAAGAATTTCCCAGAAACAGATTTATCACAACTGATTTATTACTTCGAAAGACACATTGAATTAGACGCTGATGAACACGGACCAATGGCAATGCAAATGATAACAGATTTGTGTGAAACGGAAATACATTGGCAAGAAGTTAAAGAAATTTCCATCCAAGCTTTAGAGAAAAGAATTGGACTTTGGAATGCCATTGAAGAGCAAATTATCCAAAAATTTGAGATGGTTTAA
- a CDS encoding DUF6252 family protein: protein MKKFIMMRKILSLIAISFLMISCSEELKFNDPGFQGQKDDVFWRANDTRAYIDNGKLTIEAYTQYEIVTLGTSSTNVGKYRLGTTNTNNFASYTYDVDDIFLEYATVPSPGPASLVTIQNGGTGYSNASSVAVTGGTGSGMSVSIVTNSTGVVTSITLMSRGNGYVAGDLVTVTGGNLNCKLRVQNVQNSNGEIEITSFDDVKMTVSGKFKFNAVKTTNSPFGGEVVNYQYGEFHNVQIYPSI, encoded by the coding sequence ATGAAAAAATTTATAATGATGAGAAAAATTTTGTCCCTAATTGCTATTTCTTTTTTAATGATTTCATGTTCAGAGGAATTAAAATTTAATGATCCTGGTTTTCAAGGTCAGAAAGATGATGTTTTTTGGAGAGCTAATGACACTAGAGCTTATATAGACAATGGAAAATTAACTATAGAAGCATATACACAATATGAAATTGTAACTCTTGGAACTTCAAGTACTAACGTTGGTAAATATCGTTTGGGTACTACGAACACCAATAACTTTGCAAGTTATACATATGATGTAGATGATATTTTTTTAGAATATGCAACTGTTCCATCACCTGGACCAGCTTCATTAGTGACAATTCAAAATGGAGGAACAGGTTATAGCAATGCAAGTTCAGTAGCAGTTACTGGAGGCACAGGTAGCGGAATGAGTGTTTCAATTGTTACAAACTCTACAGGTGTAGTTACTTCAATAACATTAATGTCGAGAGGAAATGGTTATGTGGCTGGAGATTTAGTAACAGTAACAGGAGGTAATTTGAATTGTAAATTAAGAGTTCAAAACGTTCAAAACAGTAATGGTGAAATAGAAATTACAAGTTTTGATGATGTTAAAATGACAGTTTCAGGGAAATTTAAATTTAATGCTGTTAAAACTACTAACAGTCCTTTTGGAGGAGAAGTTGTAAATTATCAATATGGAGAATTTCATAACGTTCAAATTTATCCTTCTATCTAA
- a CDS encoding NAD(P)/FAD-dependent oxidoreductase, with protein sequence MIETDILIIGAGPTGLFAVFEAGLLKLKCHIIDALPQPGGQLAELYPKKPIFDIPGYPEVLAGDLVNNLMEQIKQFQPGFTLGETAETIDKLEDGTFVVTTNAGTQHKAKAIAIAGGLGTFEPRKPILKDLEFYEKEDRGVDYFVKDPEKYRNKKVVISGGGDSALDWSIFLSNVASEVTLVHRRNEFRGALDSVDKVQELKSEGKIKLVTPAEVVGFKGSERIESVDIEMNGARMNVETDYFIPLFGLTPKLGAIANWGLEIEKNAIKVNNALDYQTNIDGIYAIGDVNIYPGKLKLILCGFHEATLMCQSVYQRINPGKKYVLKYTTVSGVDGFDGSRKEAEKAVVKSID encoded by the coding sequence ATGATAGAAACCGATATACTTATAATCGGAGCTGGACCAACAGGACTTTTTGCTGTTTTTGAAGCTGGATTATTAAAACTTAAATGCCATATTATTGATGCTTTGCCTCAACCTGGCGGACAATTGGCCGAATTATATCCTAAAAAACCAATTTTTGATATTCCTGGATATCCAGAAGTTTTAGCTGGAGATTTGGTTAACAATTTAATGGAACAAATCAAACAATTCCAACCTGGTTTTACCTTAGGAGAAACTGCAGAAACCATTGATAAATTAGAAGATGGAACTTTTGTTGTAACCACAAATGCTGGAACGCAACATAAAGCAAAAGCTATTGCAATTGCTGGAGGTTTAGGAACATTTGAACCAAGAAAGCCAATTCTTAAAGATTTAGAGTTTTACGAAAAAGAAGACAGAGGTGTTGATTATTTTGTAAAAGATCCAGAAAAATATAGAAACAAAAAGGTTGTTATTTCTGGTGGTGGAGATTCGGCTTTAGATTGGAGTATTTTCCTTTCTAATGTAGCTTCTGAAGTCACTTTGGTTCACAGAAGAAACGAATTTCGCGGTGCTTTAGATTCTGTAGATAAAGTTCAAGAATTGAAAAGCGAAGGAAAAATTAAATTGGTTACACCTGCAGAAGTTGTAGGATTTAAAGGTTCAGAAAGAATAGAATCGGTAGATATAGAAATGAATGGTGCAAGAATGAATGTAGAAACTGATTATTTCATTCCGCTTTTTGGCTTAACACCAAAATTGGGAGCAATTGCCAATTGGGGTTTAGAAATCGAAAAAAATGCTATTAAAGTTAATAATGCATTAGATTATCAAACCAATATTGATGGAATTTATGCTATTGGAGATGTGAATATTTATCCCGGAAAATTAAAATTAATTCTTTGTGGTTTTCACGAAGCAACATTGATGTGTCAAAGTGTTTATCAAAGAATTAATCCCGGAAAAAAATATGTTTTAAAATATACAACAGTTTCTGGTGTTGATGGTTTTGATGGAAGTAGAAAAGAAGCTGAAAAAGCAGTTGTAAAATCAATTGATTAA
- a CDS encoding NifU family protein — MTTEELTLNIEKALDEIRPFLNSDGGDICLVSIEDEKHVKVRLQGACTSCSLSISTMKAGVETTIKKYAPQIETVENIV, encoded by the coding sequence ATGACAACAGAAGAATTGACTTTAAATATTGAAAAAGCATTAGATGAAATTAGACCTTTTCTAAATTCTGATGGTGGCGATATTTGTTTGGTTTCTATTGAAGATGAAAAGCATGTAAAAGTACGTCTTCAAGGTGCATGTACTTCATGTAGTTTGAGTATTAGTACTATGAAAGCTGGTGTAGAAACCACCATAAAAAAATATGCTCCACAAATTGAAACTGTAGAGAATATTGTTTAA
- a CDS encoding tRNA1(Val) (adenine(37)-N6)-methyltransferase: MKVGTDSVLLGAWCPIDNNPFSVLDIGSGTGILSLMLAQRSNAEQIDAIEIDENAYEQCVENFENSPWSDRLFCFHAGLDEFVDEPEDEYDVIISNPPFYSENYKTENEQRDLARFQDALPFEELVEAVDLLLSENGIFSVIIPFKEEEKFIKLCSDYELFPIKVTRVKGTPTTEIKRSLLAFKRYELPVLEADELVVEINRHEYTDDYINLTKDFYLKM, translated from the coding sequence ATGAAAGTAGGCACAGATAGTGTTTTGCTTGGTGCTTGGTGTCCGATTGACAACAATCCTTTTTCTGTGTTGGATATCGGTTCAGGAACTGGAATTCTCTCTTTAATGTTGGCTCAGAGAAGTAATGCTGAGCAAATTGATGCTATTGAAATTGATGAAAACGCCTATGAACAATGTGTGGAGAATTTCGAGAATTCACCTTGGAGTGATAGATTGTTTTGTTTTCATGCTGGATTAGATGAATTTGTAGATGAACCAGAAGATGAATATGATGTCATTATATCAAATCCGCCGTTTTATTCTGAAAATTACAAAACCGAAAATGAGCAACGTGATTTAGCAAGATTTCAGGATGCTTTGCCTTTTGAAGAGTTAGTAGAAGCTGTTGATTTACTACTTTCTGAAAACGGAATCTTCTCAGTGATTATTCCATTTAAAGAGGAAGAAAAATTTATTAAACTATGTTCCGACTATGAACTTTTTCCAATAAAAGTGACTCGCGTAAAAGGAACACCAACTACAGAGATAAAGAGAAGTTTATTGGCTTTTAAAAGATATGAACTTCCTGTTTTAGAAGCTGACGAATTGGTTGTTGAAATCAATCGTCATGAATATACTGATGATTACATTAATCTTACGAAAGATTTCTATTTAAAAATGTAA
- a CDS encoding acyl-CoA dehydrogenase family protein — MRPDLFQAPDYYNLDDLLTEEHKLVRDSARAWVKREVSPIIEEYAQRAEFPKQIIKGLGEIGGFGPYIPEQYGGAGLDQISYGLIMQEIERGDSGVRSTSSVQSSLVMYPIWKFGTEEQRMKYLPKLATGEFMGCFGLTEPDYGSNPSGMVTNFKDMGDHYLLNGAKMWISNAPFADVAVVWAKNEEGRIHGLIVERGMEGFTTPETHNKWSLRASATGELIFDNVKVPKENLLPGKSGLGAPMMCLDSARYGIAWGAIGAAMDCYDTALRYAKERVQFDKPIAGFQLQQKKLAEMITEITKAQLLTWRLGVLRNEGNATTAQISMAKRNNVNMAIEIAREARQILGGMGITGEYSIMRHSMNLESVITYEGTHDIHLLITGADITGIPAFK, encoded by the coding sequence ATGAGACCAGATTTATTTCAAGCGCCTGATTATTACAACCTTGATGATTTATTAACCGAAGAACACAAATTAGTTCGTGATTCTGCTCGTGCATGGGTGAAACGTGAAGTTTCTCCAATTATTGAAGAGTATGCTCAGCGTGCTGAATTTCCAAAACAAATCATAAAAGGTTTAGGAGAAATTGGTGGTTTTGGACCTTATATTCCAGAACAATATGGCGGTGCTGGTTTAGACCAAATTTCATATGGTTTAATCATGCAAGAAATTGAACGTGGTGATTCTGGAGTTCGTTCTACATCATCAGTGCAATCATCTTTAGTAATGTATCCTATTTGGAAATTTGGAACAGAAGAGCAACGAATGAAATATTTACCAAAATTGGCGACAGGTGAATTTATGGGTTGTTTTGGTTTAACAGAACCTGATTATGGTTCAAACCCAAGCGGAATGGTTACCAATTTTAAAGATATGGGTGATCATTATTTATTGAATGGTGCCAAAATGTGGATTTCGAATGCGCCTTTTGCTGATGTTGCTGTAGTTTGGGCAAAAAATGAAGAAGGAAGAATTCACGGATTGATTGTTGAACGTGGCATGGAAGGATTTACAACTCCTGAAACTCACAATAAATGGTCGCTTCGTGCAAGTGCAACTGGAGAATTAATTTTTGATAATGTAAAAGTTCCAAAAGAAAACTTATTACCAGGAAAATCAGGTCTTGGTGCGCCAATGATGTGTTTGGATTCGGCTCGATACGGAATTGCTTGGGGTGCAATTGGTGCTGCTATGGATTGCTATGATACGGCTTTGCGCTATGCTAAAGAAAGAGTTCAGTTTGACAAACCGATTGCTGGTTTTCAATTACAACAAAAGAAATTAGCCGAAATGATTACCGAAATCACTAAAGCTCAATTACTAACTTGGCGATTAGGAGTTTTAAGAAACGAAGGAAATGCAACAACTGCTCAAATTTCGATGGCAAAAAGAAACAATGTAAACATGGCAATCGAAATTGCTCGTGAAGCCAGACAAATACTAGGCGGAATGGGAATTACTGGCGAATATTCTATTATGCGTCACAGTATGAATTTAGAATCTGTAATTACCTATGAAGGAACGCATGATATTCACTTATTGATTACTGGTGCTGATATCACGGGAATTCCGGCATTTAAATAA
- the rimM gene encoding ribosome maturation factor RimM (Essential for efficient processing of 16S rRNA), translating to MRKEDCFYLGKIAKKFSFKGEVLLYLDTDEPELYENLESVLVEMNKNLIPFFIENSSLHKNDFLRVKFEEVDSEEEADSIIGCEIYLPLTMLPKLEGNKFYFHEVIGFKIEDKRLGIVGEIVSINDTTAQPLFEVLNNGVEILIPMIDHFLLEIDRKNKKVVMDLPEGLIEMYL from the coding sequence ATGCGTAAAGAAGATTGTTTCTATTTAGGTAAAATTGCAAAAAAATTCAGTTTCAAAGGCGAAGTCCTACTCTATTTAGATACAGACGAGCCAGAATTATATGAAAATTTGGAATCAGTTCTTGTTGAAATGAACAAGAATTTGATTCCATTTTTTATTGAAAATAGTTCACTTCATAAAAATGATTTTCTTAGAGTTAAATTTGAAGAAGTAGATTCAGAAGAAGAAGCTGATTCAATTATAGGTTGTGAAATATATTTGCCGCTTACCATGTTGCCAAAACTTGAAGGTAACAAATTCTATTTTCATGAAGTTATAGGTTTCAAAATTGAAGACAAACGACTTGGAATTGTTGGAGAAATTGTCTCCATTAATGACACAACTGCACAACCTCTTTTTGAAGTTTTAAACAATGGTGTTGAGATTTTAATACCAATGATTGACCACTTTTTACTTGAAATTGACAGAAAAAACAAAAAAGTGGTAATGGATTTGCCTGAAGGCTTAATCGAAATGTATCTTTAA
- a CDS encoding 2Fe-2S iron-sulfur cluster-binding family protein, translating into MSQDITIKITDRNGQLHEVLAPTDMNLNIMELIRMYELAEEGTIGICGGMAMCASCQCYILNDKISLERNPDEEAMLWEAYHVKDNSRLGCQIPITEEIDGLEIEIAPEQ; encoded by the coding sequence ATGTCACAAGATATTACCATAAAAATTACCGATAGAAACGGTCAACTTCATGAAGTTCTTGCGCCAACGGATATGAATTTAAACATCATGGAGTTAATCCGTATGTATGAATTGGCAGAAGAAGGAACAATTGGTATTTGTGGTGGAATGGCAATGTGTGCTTCGTGTCAGTGTTATATTTTAAATGATAAAATTTCTTTAGAACGCAATCCTGATGAAGAAGCCATGCTTTGGGAAGCTTACCATGTAAAAGACAATTCTCGTCTTGGTTGTCAAATTCCAATTACTGAAGAAATAGATGGTTTAGAAATTGAAATTGCTCCTGAGCAATAA